A single Anopheles funestus chromosome 2RL, idAnoFuneDA-416_04, whole genome shotgun sequence DNA region contains:
- the LOC125761474 gene encoding ABC transporter G family member 23 isoform X2, with the protein MLITGSETSVATIDDGGTMWSRQQNAVSVRHAFKSYGTKKKPNQVLSNLNMTVAKGTIYGLLGASGCGKTTLLSCIVGRKRLNSGEIWVLGGKPGTKGSGVPGARVGYMPQEIALYGEFSIRETMMYFGWIFGMHTSEIVERLQFLLNFLDLPSESRLVKNLSGGQQRRVSFAVALMHDPELLILDEPTVGVDPLLRQSIWNHLVHITKAGQKTVIITTHYIEEARQAHTIGLMRSGRLLAEESPSCLLSMYRCSSLEDVFLKLSRKQGQANVAPAELNISNNISLSALAFGNKKDNPVYVSQESGVVGLNFHQSKEVLISDSNGSTIAINGLNGSAPGAISQAVECDNCTECSGCSNFTSKGKIRALLVKNFLRMWRNVGVMLFIFALPVMQVILFCLAIGRDPTNLKMAIVNGEMNSTIGEDCAFDPGCSFTNLSCRYLSHLNTTIVKEYYTDLDSALGAVRDGNAWGALYFTDNFTDALVARIALGRDADDETLDQSEIRVWLDMSNQQIGIMLNRDLQVAYREFAQQLLRVCDNNPKLGDVPIQFKAPIYGTNDPSFTDFVAPGVILTIVFFLAVALTSSALIIERTEGLLDRSWVAGVTPTEILFSHVVTQFVVMCGQTALVLIFMIVVFGVTNNGEIGWIVILTILQGLCGMCFGFVISAICELERNAIQLALGSFYPTLLLSGVIWPIEGMPLVLRYVSLCLPLTLATTSLRSILARGWSIMEPDVYMGFVSTIAWIALFLVITMLVLKFKRG; encoded by the exons ATGTTGATAAC CGGCAGCGAGACCAGTGTGGCAACGATCGACGATGGAGGGACGATGTGGAGCAGACAGCAGAATGCCGTCTCCGTGCGGCATGCGTTCAAATCGTACGGCACCAAGAAGAAACCAAATCAAGTTCTATCGAATCTTAACATGACAGTAGCCAAAGGAACTAT TTATGGACTTTTAGGAGCATCCGGTTGCGGTAAAACGACACTTCTATCATGCATAGTAGGCAGAAAGCGACTAAACTCAGGAGAAATATGGGTCCTTGGAGGAAAGCCGGGAACAAAGG GATCTGGAGTTCCAGGAGCACGCGTAGGTTACATGCCGCAAGAGATAGCTTTATACGGCGAATTCTCGATCCGCGAAACGATGATGTACTTCGGCTGGATCTTTGGCATGCACACGTCAGAAATCGTCGAGCGGTTACAGTTTTTGCTCAATTTTCTCGATTTGCCATCGGAGTCTCGGTTGGTGAAGAACTTGAG TGGTGGTCAACAGCGTCGAGTTTCGTTTGCCGTTGCCCTGATGCACGATCCGGAGCTGCTCATTCTCGATGAACCAACCGTCGGTGTGGATCCACTACTTAGACAAAGTATATGGAATCATCTCGTACACATCACCAAGGCCGGCcagaaaactgtcatcatTACGACGCACTACATCGAAGAAGCCCGACAAGCACATACG ATCGGTTTGATGCGATCTGGTCGCCTGTTGGCAGAAGAATCACCCAGCTGTCTGTTGTCGATGTATCGCTGCAGCAGCCTGGAAGATGTCTTCCTGAAGCTGTCACGCAAACAGGGTCAAGCTAATGTGGCACCAGCTGAGTTGAACATCAG CAACAACATATCACTGTCGGCGCTAGCATTTGGCAACAAAAAGGATAACCCAGTCTACGTCAGCCAGGAAAGTGGTGTCGTCGGACTAAACTTCCACCAGAGCAAGGAAGTACTCATCAGTGACAGTAACGGATCCACCATTGCT ATTAACGGACTCAATGGGTCAGCGCCCGGTGCGATCAGTCAGGCAGTCGAATGCGATAACTGTACCGAATGTTCGGGTTGTTCCAAT TTCACATCGAAGGGAAAAATCCGAGCACTGCTCGTCAAAAACTTCCTGCGCATGTGGCGAAACGTGGGTGTGATGTTGTTCATCTTCGCCCTACCGGTAATGCAGGTGATTCTGTTCTGTTTGGCAATTGGACGTGACCCAACCAACTTGAAGATGGCCATCGTAAACGGTGAAATGAACTCGACCATCGGTGAAGACTGTGCGTTCGATCCTGGGTGCAGCTTTACCAATCTGTCCTGTCGATATCTGAGCCACCTAAACACTACCATCGTGAAAGAGTACTACACGGATCTTGATTCGGCGCTCGGTGCGGTACGGGATGGAAATGCCTGGGGTGCTCTATACTTTACGGACAACTTTACCGACGCACTTGTGGCTCGCATAGCGCTTG GACGTGATGCGGACGACGAAACGTTGGATCAATCGGAGATTCGTGTGTGGCTCGATATGTCTAACCAGCAGATCGGTATCATGCTCAACCGGGACCTGCAAGTAGCGTATCGGGAGTTTGCCCAACAGCTGCTCCGAGTGTGCGACAACAACCCGAAACTTGGCGATGTACCGATTCAGTTCAAGGCTCCGATCTACGGCACAAATGATCCATCGTTCACGGACTTCGTTGCGCCAGGAGTCATTTTGAC TATCGTGTTCTTCCTGGCAGTGGCGTTAACCTCTTCAGCTTTGATCATCGAACGTACCGAAGGTTTGCTCGATCGTTCATGGGTTGCCGGTGTTACACCGACCGAAATTCTGTTCTCGCACGTCGTCACACAGTTTGTGGTAATGTGCGGCCAAACGGCACTGGTACTGATCTTCATGATCGTGGTATTCGGTGTAACGAACAATGGTGAGATCGGTTGGATCGTCATACTGACCATCTTGCAGGGTCTGTGCGGTATGTGCTTCGGGTTTGTCATTTCGGCAATCTGTGAGCTTGAACGTAACGCCATCCAGCTGGCGCTCGGGTCTTTCTATCCCACGTTGCTCCTTTCCGGTGTGATTTGGCCCATCGAAGGTATGCCGCTTGTGTTGCGATACGTTTCGCTCTGTCTACCGCTCACGTTGGCCACGACATCCCTGCGCTCGATACTGGCCCGTGGCTGGAGCATAATGGAACCAGACGTATATATGGGCTTCGTTTCCACGATCGCCTGGATTGCGCTGTTCCTTGTCATCACGATGCTGGTGCTGAAGTTTAAGCGAGGCTAA
- the LOC125761474 gene encoding ABC transporter G family member 23 isoform X1 has protein sequence MTNTTIVGANQQPAATAPTQPPGTQPQPTEDGLSVIRPDLDKRRIQRMFSWTADSPAVTGSETSVATIDDGGTMWSRQQNAVSVRHAFKSYGTKKKPNQVLSNLNMTVAKGTIYGLLGASGCGKTTLLSCIVGRKRLNSGEIWVLGGKPGTKGSGVPGARVGYMPQEIALYGEFSIRETMMYFGWIFGMHTSEIVERLQFLLNFLDLPSESRLVKNLSGGQQRRVSFAVALMHDPELLILDEPTVGVDPLLRQSIWNHLVHITKAGQKTVIITTHYIEEARQAHTIGLMRSGRLLAEESPSCLLSMYRCSSLEDVFLKLSRKQGQANVAPAELNISNNISLSALAFGNKKDNPVYVSQESGVVGLNFHQSKEVLISDSNGSTIAINGLNGSAPGAISQAVECDNCTECSGCSNFTSKGKIRALLVKNFLRMWRNVGVMLFIFALPVMQVILFCLAIGRDPTNLKMAIVNGEMNSTIGEDCAFDPGCSFTNLSCRYLSHLNTTIVKEYYTDLDSALGAVRDGNAWGALYFTDNFTDALVARIALGRDADDETLDQSEIRVWLDMSNQQIGIMLNRDLQVAYREFAQQLLRVCDNNPKLGDVPIQFKAPIYGTNDPSFTDFVAPGVILTIVFFLAVALTSSALIIERTEGLLDRSWVAGVTPTEILFSHVVTQFVVMCGQTALVLIFMIVVFGVTNNGEIGWIVILTILQGLCGMCFGFVISAICELERNAIQLALGSFYPTLLLSGVIWPIEGMPLVLRYVSLCLPLTLATTSLRSILARGWSIMEPDVYMGFVSTIAWIALFLVITMLVLKFKRG, from the exons CGGCAGCGAGACCAGTGTGGCAACGATCGACGATGGAGGGACGATGTGGAGCAGACAGCAGAATGCCGTCTCCGTGCGGCATGCGTTCAAATCGTACGGCACCAAGAAGAAACCAAATCAAGTTCTATCGAATCTTAACATGACAGTAGCCAAAGGAACTAT TTATGGACTTTTAGGAGCATCCGGTTGCGGTAAAACGACACTTCTATCATGCATAGTAGGCAGAAAGCGACTAAACTCAGGAGAAATATGGGTCCTTGGAGGAAAGCCGGGAACAAAGG GATCTGGAGTTCCAGGAGCACGCGTAGGTTACATGCCGCAAGAGATAGCTTTATACGGCGAATTCTCGATCCGCGAAACGATGATGTACTTCGGCTGGATCTTTGGCATGCACACGTCAGAAATCGTCGAGCGGTTACAGTTTTTGCTCAATTTTCTCGATTTGCCATCGGAGTCTCGGTTGGTGAAGAACTTGAG TGGTGGTCAACAGCGTCGAGTTTCGTTTGCCGTTGCCCTGATGCACGATCCGGAGCTGCTCATTCTCGATGAACCAACCGTCGGTGTGGATCCACTACTTAGACAAAGTATATGGAATCATCTCGTACACATCACCAAGGCCGGCcagaaaactgtcatcatTACGACGCACTACATCGAAGAAGCCCGACAAGCACATACG ATCGGTTTGATGCGATCTGGTCGCCTGTTGGCAGAAGAATCACCCAGCTGTCTGTTGTCGATGTATCGCTGCAGCAGCCTGGAAGATGTCTTCCTGAAGCTGTCACGCAAACAGGGTCAAGCTAATGTGGCACCAGCTGAGTTGAACATCAG CAACAACATATCACTGTCGGCGCTAGCATTTGGCAACAAAAAGGATAACCCAGTCTACGTCAGCCAGGAAAGTGGTGTCGTCGGACTAAACTTCCACCAGAGCAAGGAAGTACTCATCAGTGACAGTAACGGATCCACCATTGCT ATTAACGGACTCAATGGGTCAGCGCCCGGTGCGATCAGTCAGGCAGTCGAATGCGATAACTGTACCGAATGTTCGGGTTGTTCCAAT TTCACATCGAAGGGAAAAATCCGAGCACTGCTCGTCAAAAACTTCCTGCGCATGTGGCGAAACGTGGGTGTGATGTTGTTCATCTTCGCCCTACCGGTAATGCAGGTGATTCTGTTCTGTTTGGCAATTGGACGTGACCCAACCAACTTGAAGATGGCCATCGTAAACGGTGAAATGAACTCGACCATCGGTGAAGACTGTGCGTTCGATCCTGGGTGCAGCTTTACCAATCTGTCCTGTCGATATCTGAGCCACCTAAACACTACCATCGTGAAAGAGTACTACACGGATCTTGATTCGGCGCTCGGTGCGGTACGGGATGGAAATGCCTGGGGTGCTCTATACTTTACGGACAACTTTACCGACGCACTTGTGGCTCGCATAGCGCTTG GACGTGATGCGGACGACGAAACGTTGGATCAATCGGAGATTCGTGTGTGGCTCGATATGTCTAACCAGCAGATCGGTATCATGCTCAACCGGGACCTGCAAGTAGCGTATCGGGAGTTTGCCCAACAGCTGCTCCGAGTGTGCGACAACAACCCGAAACTTGGCGATGTACCGATTCAGTTCAAGGCTCCGATCTACGGCACAAATGATCCATCGTTCACGGACTTCGTTGCGCCAGGAGTCATTTTGAC TATCGTGTTCTTCCTGGCAGTGGCGTTAACCTCTTCAGCTTTGATCATCGAACGTACCGAAGGTTTGCTCGATCGTTCATGGGTTGCCGGTGTTACACCGACCGAAATTCTGTTCTCGCACGTCGTCACACAGTTTGTGGTAATGTGCGGCCAAACGGCACTGGTACTGATCTTCATGATCGTGGTATTCGGTGTAACGAACAATGGTGAGATCGGTTGGATCGTCATACTGACCATCTTGCAGGGTCTGTGCGGTATGTGCTTCGGGTTTGTCATTTCGGCAATCTGTGAGCTTGAACGTAACGCCATCCAGCTGGCGCTCGGGTCTTTCTATCCCACGTTGCTCCTTTCCGGTGTGATTTGGCCCATCGAAGGTATGCCGCTTGTGTTGCGATACGTTTCGCTCTGTCTACCGCTCACGTTGGCCACGACATCCCTGCGCTCGATACTGGCCCGTGGCTGGAGCATAATGGAACCAGACGTATATATGGGCTTCGTTTCCACGATCGCCTGGATTGCGCTGTTCCTTGTCATCACGATGCTGGTGCTGAAGTTTAAGCGAGGCTAA